Proteins encoded within one genomic window of Brienomyrus brachyistius isolate T26 chromosome 22, BBRACH_0.4, whole genome shotgun sequence:
- the il2rb gene encoding interleukin-2 receptor subunit beta isoform X1 translates to MPKLEREQADMGAVHLSLLTFLLNPWMVLSIKNLTCVNDYINNITCVWNASAVGPGAVCHLQGQKANSVRTCDLKPLMGSDGTLRGCHLVFVSNRFISLDKIPLNVTCNNSTMVRMHRYSPANFIKMHPPGRPIVLKSNVSWSPGHPLSSYIFTYKFQMQFKLEKHGWEQAQDVTTELKKWVELNEDMLEKAALYQARVRVRPEKDLLGVWSDWSPTASWRSEVGNLPSSQGFSWTVEIHVGLVVSFVIVVIFVVFLCCTYQEKWFYQDKCLHVPDPSKYFASLHSIHKGNFQKWLSPMFSPESFDILCNSEDISVLEISKEKVTPTYLEFSNLAKQWDSSGHSTFSNLGYLYSKYPSSYEIEPCSVYFSYQSGEGLLGGEQCEDDSCYEPTLQTSTSYECLAKIGDFQRHAEGPDSGFGTGQEDQEMEENEEEKVEPSRLGESAHWPASSVACPPSRASVFPAASSQPFHSFPQLPYPVPCDLGLADRPSAAVESFGVTPGRFSSVKLEPSKGGYLSLQDMELPGGNKTIGKA, encoded by the exons CAGGCTGATATGGGGGCTGTGCATCTGAGTCTTCTGACCTTCCTGCTGAATCCCTGGATGGTTCTCTCCATTAAAA ATCTCACCTGTGTCAATGACTATATCAACAACATCACCTGTGTCTGGAACGCCTCCGCAGTGGGTCCAGGGGCGGTCTGCCATCTCCAAGGACAAAAGGCAAACAG TGTCAGGACATGTGATCTGAAGCCTTTGATGGGATCAGACGGCACTTTGAGGGGCTGCCATCTTGTTTTTGTGTCAAAT CGATTTATTTCTCTGGACAAGATACCACTTAATGTTACATGTAACAACTCTACCATGGTCAGGATGCACAGATACTCACCAGCaaatttca TCAAAATGCATCCCCCCGGCAGGCCTATCGTACTCAAGTCCAACGTGTCATGGAGTCCCGGTCACCCCTTGTCATCTTACATATTTACTTACAAGTTTCAAATGCAGTTCAAGCTTGAGAAACATGGATGGGAG CAGGCGCAGGACGTCACCACTGaacttaaaaagtgggtggagCTAAATGAAGACATGCTGGAGAAAGCGGCGCTGTATCAGGCCCGGGTCCGGGTTCGTCCGGAAAAGGACCTCTTAGGGGTTTGGAGCGACTGGAGTCCCACCGCTTCCTGGAGGTCAGAGGTTGGGAATCTTCCCTCCTCACAAG GCTTTAGCTGGACTGTGGAGATCCACGTGGGGCTCGTGGTCAGCTTCGTGATCGTAGTGATTTTCGTGGTTTTCCTTTGCTGCACCTACCAGGAGAAATG GTTCTACCAGGATAAATGTCTGCACGTTCCCGACCCCTCGAAATACTTTGCCAGCCTCCACTCTATTCACAAGGGAAACTTCCAG AAATGGTTAAGTCCCATGTTCTCACCGGAGTCTTTCGACATTCTATGCAACTCCGAGGATATTTCGGTGCTGGAGATCTCCAAAGAGAAAGTCACCCCAACCTACCTGGAGTTCAGCAACCTGGCCAAACAGTGGGACAGTAGTGGTCATTCCACCTTCTCCAACTTAGGATACCTATATTCCAAGTACCCCAGCTCCTATGAGATCGAGCCCTGCTCCGTCTACTTCAGCTACCAGTCGGGTGAGGGTCTCCTCGGAGGAGAGCAGTGTGAGGACGATAGCTGTTATGAACCTACTCTTCAAACGAGCACCTCCTATGAGTGTCTAGCGAAGATAGGAGACTTCCAGAGGCATGCTGAGGGGCCCGACTCAGGCTTCGGGACTGGCCAGGAGGATCAAGAAATGGAGGAGAATGAAGAGGAGAAGGTGGAGCCGAGCAGACTTGGAGAATCAGCACACTGGCCTGCTTCTTCTGTGGCATGTCCTCCATCTAGAGCATCCGTCTTTCCTGCAGCCTCCTCTCAGCCCTTCCACAGCTTCCCACAGCTGCCCTATCCCGTTCCCTGTGACCTAGGTTTAGCAGATAGGCCCAGCGCCGCCGTGGAATCATTTGGTGTAACCCCCGGCAGGTTCTCCTCAGTGAAACTGGAGCCCTCCAAAGGCGGATACCTGTCACTGCAGGACATGGAGCTCCCTGGAGGCAACAAGACCATCGGGAAAGCTTAA
- the il2rb gene encoding interleukin-2 receptor subunit beta isoform X2 — protein MPKLEREADMGAVHLSLLTFLLNPWMVLSIKNLTCVNDYINNITCVWNASAVGPGAVCHLQGQKANSVRTCDLKPLMGSDGTLRGCHLVFVSNRFISLDKIPLNVTCNNSTMVRMHRYSPANFIKMHPPGRPIVLKSNVSWSPGHPLSSYIFTYKFQMQFKLEKHGWEQAQDVTTELKKWVELNEDMLEKAALYQARVRVRPEKDLLGVWSDWSPTASWRSEVGNLPSSQGFSWTVEIHVGLVVSFVIVVIFVVFLCCTYQEKWFYQDKCLHVPDPSKYFASLHSIHKGNFQKWLSPMFSPESFDILCNSEDISVLEISKEKVTPTYLEFSNLAKQWDSSGHSTFSNLGYLYSKYPSSYEIEPCSVYFSYQSGEGLLGGEQCEDDSCYEPTLQTSTSYECLAKIGDFQRHAEGPDSGFGTGQEDQEMEENEEEKVEPSRLGESAHWPASSVACPPSRASVFPAASSQPFHSFPQLPYPVPCDLGLADRPSAAVESFGVTPGRFSSVKLEPSKGGYLSLQDMELPGGNKTIGKA, from the exons GCTGATATGGGGGCTGTGCATCTGAGTCTTCTGACCTTCCTGCTGAATCCCTGGATGGTTCTCTCCATTAAAA ATCTCACCTGTGTCAATGACTATATCAACAACATCACCTGTGTCTGGAACGCCTCCGCAGTGGGTCCAGGGGCGGTCTGCCATCTCCAAGGACAAAAGGCAAACAG TGTCAGGACATGTGATCTGAAGCCTTTGATGGGATCAGACGGCACTTTGAGGGGCTGCCATCTTGTTTTTGTGTCAAAT CGATTTATTTCTCTGGACAAGATACCACTTAATGTTACATGTAACAACTCTACCATGGTCAGGATGCACAGATACTCACCAGCaaatttca TCAAAATGCATCCCCCCGGCAGGCCTATCGTACTCAAGTCCAACGTGTCATGGAGTCCCGGTCACCCCTTGTCATCTTACATATTTACTTACAAGTTTCAAATGCAGTTCAAGCTTGAGAAACATGGATGGGAG CAGGCGCAGGACGTCACCACTGaacttaaaaagtgggtggagCTAAATGAAGACATGCTGGAGAAAGCGGCGCTGTATCAGGCCCGGGTCCGGGTTCGTCCGGAAAAGGACCTCTTAGGGGTTTGGAGCGACTGGAGTCCCACCGCTTCCTGGAGGTCAGAGGTTGGGAATCTTCCCTCCTCACAAG GCTTTAGCTGGACTGTGGAGATCCACGTGGGGCTCGTGGTCAGCTTCGTGATCGTAGTGATTTTCGTGGTTTTCCTTTGCTGCACCTACCAGGAGAAATG GTTCTACCAGGATAAATGTCTGCACGTTCCCGACCCCTCGAAATACTTTGCCAGCCTCCACTCTATTCACAAGGGAAACTTCCAG AAATGGTTAAGTCCCATGTTCTCACCGGAGTCTTTCGACATTCTATGCAACTCCGAGGATATTTCGGTGCTGGAGATCTCCAAAGAGAAAGTCACCCCAACCTACCTGGAGTTCAGCAACCTGGCCAAACAGTGGGACAGTAGTGGTCATTCCACCTTCTCCAACTTAGGATACCTATATTCCAAGTACCCCAGCTCCTATGAGATCGAGCCCTGCTCCGTCTACTTCAGCTACCAGTCGGGTGAGGGTCTCCTCGGAGGAGAGCAGTGTGAGGACGATAGCTGTTATGAACCTACTCTTCAAACGAGCACCTCCTATGAGTGTCTAGCGAAGATAGGAGACTTCCAGAGGCATGCTGAGGGGCCCGACTCAGGCTTCGGGACTGGCCAGGAGGATCAAGAAATGGAGGAGAATGAAGAGGAGAAGGTGGAGCCGAGCAGACTTGGAGAATCAGCACACTGGCCTGCTTCTTCTGTGGCATGTCCTCCATCTAGAGCATCCGTCTTTCCTGCAGCCTCCTCTCAGCCCTTCCACAGCTTCCCACAGCTGCCCTATCCCGTTCCCTGTGACCTAGGTTTAGCAGATAGGCCCAGCGCCGCCGTGGAATCATTTGGTGTAACCCCCGGCAGGTTCTCCTCAGTGAAACTGGAGCCCTCCAAAGGCGGATACCTGTCACTGCAGGACATGGAGCTCCCTGGAGGCAACAAGACCATCGGGAAAGCTTAA
- the LOC125718389 gene encoding complement C1q tumor necrosis factor-related protein 6-like isoform X1 codes for MPRHISRIRTALHGFISIHTPTRIRITGVTMFGHFLLLFPLVASVPPPSGAPLRQCHHCCDHLESTGGAPPTGLNQMPEVRTYINMTILKGDKGDRGDRGTPGKAGLTGPPGSRGPAGSKGSKGQAGAPGDACKTQYSAFSVGRQKALHSMDYYQALVFDTVFVNLDEHFNMFKGKFYCYVPGIYFFNLNIHTWNFKETYLHLMHNEQAKVIVYAQPSDRSIMQSQSVMLPLEQNDEVWVRLYKRERENAVYSDDVDIYITFNGHLVKPTQ; via the exons ATGCCACGTCACATCTCCAGGATTCGCACTGCATTGCATGGCTTTATTTCTATCCACACGCCGACTCGCATACGCATCA caggtgtcactatgTTTGGCCATTTCCTGTTGCTCTTCCCCCTGGTGGCATCTGTGCCACCACCCTCTGGTGCCCCCCTGAGACAATGTCATCACTGCTGTGACCACCTGGAATCAACAGGGGGCGCTCCTCCAACGGGTCTGAACCAAATGCCTGAAGTGAGGACCTACATCAACATGACCATCCTCAAAG GGGACAAAGGGGACCGAGGAGATAGGGGAACACCTGGGAAAGCTGGTCTCACAGGGCCACCGGGCTCCCGAGGTCCTGCAGGTTCTAAGGGGAGCAAAGGTCAGGCTGGTGCCCCTGGAGATGCCTGCAAAACCCAATACTCTGCCTTTTCCGTGGGCAGGCAGAAGGCCCTGCATAGCATGGACTACTACCAAGCTCTGGTCTTTGACACGGTCTTCGTCAACCTCGATGAGCACTTCAACATGTTCAAGGGCAAGTTCTACTGTTACGTGCCCGGGATCTACTTCTTCAATCTCAACATCCACACCTGGAACTTCAAGGAAACCTACTTGCACCTGATGCACAACGAGCAGGCCAAAGTGATCGTGTACGCGCAGCCGAGCGACCGCAGCATCATGCAGAGCCAGAGCGTCATGCTGCCGCTGGAGCAGAACGACGAGGTGTGGGTGCGGCTTTACAAGCGCGAGAGGGAGAACGCCGTCTACAGCGACGACGTGGACATCTACATCACCTTCAACGGCCACCTCGTCAAGCCCACTCAATGA
- the LOC125718389 gene encoding complement C1q tumor necrosis factor-related protein 6-like isoform X2: protein MPRHISRIRTALHGFISIHTPTRIRISVTMFGHFLLLFPLVASVPPPSGAPLRQCHHCCDHLESTGGAPPTGLNQMPEVRTYINMTILKGDKGDRGDRGTPGKAGLTGPPGSRGPAGSKGSKGQAGAPGDACKTQYSAFSVGRQKALHSMDYYQALVFDTVFVNLDEHFNMFKGKFYCYVPGIYFFNLNIHTWNFKETYLHLMHNEQAKVIVYAQPSDRSIMQSQSVMLPLEQNDEVWVRLYKRERENAVYSDDVDIYITFNGHLVKPTQ, encoded by the exons ATGCCACGTCACATCTCCAGGATTCGCACTGCATTGCATGGCTTTATTTCTATCCACACGCCGACTCGCATACGCATCA gtgtcactatgTTTGGCCATTTCCTGTTGCTCTTCCCCCTGGTGGCATCTGTGCCACCACCCTCTGGTGCCCCCCTGAGACAATGTCATCACTGCTGTGACCACCTGGAATCAACAGGGGGCGCTCCTCCAACGGGTCTGAACCAAATGCCTGAAGTGAGGACCTACATCAACATGACCATCCTCAAAG GGGACAAAGGGGACCGAGGAGATAGGGGAACACCTGGGAAAGCTGGTCTCACAGGGCCACCGGGCTCCCGAGGTCCTGCAGGTTCTAAGGGGAGCAAAGGTCAGGCTGGTGCCCCTGGAGATGCCTGCAAAACCCAATACTCTGCCTTTTCCGTGGGCAGGCAGAAGGCCCTGCATAGCATGGACTACTACCAAGCTCTGGTCTTTGACACGGTCTTCGTCAACCTCGATGAGCACTTCAACATGTTCAAGGGCAAGTTCTACTGTTACGTGCCCGGGATCTACTTCTTCAATCTCAACATCCACACCTGGAACTTCAAGGAAACCTACTTGCACCTGATGCACAACGAGCAGGCCAAAGTGATCGTGTACGCGCAGCCGAGCGACCGCAGCATCATGCAGAGCCAGAGCGTCATGCTGCCGCTGGAGCAGAACGACGAGGTGTGGGTGCGGCTTTACAAGCGCGAGAGGGAGAACGCCGTCTACAGCGACGACGTGGACATCTACATCACCTTCAACGGCCACCTCGTCAAGCCCACTCAATGA
- the LOC125718389 gene encoding complement C1q tumor necrosis factor-related protein 1-like isoform X3 has translation MFGHFLLLFPLVASVPPPSGAPLRQCHHCCDHLESTGGAPPTGLNQMPEVRTYINMTILKGDKGDRGDRGTPGKAGLTGPPGSRGPAGSKGSKGQAGAPGDACKTQYSAFSVGRQKALHSMDYYQALVFDTVFVNLDEHFNMFKGKFYCYVPGIYFFNLNIHTWNFKETYLHLMHNEQAKVIVYAQPSDRSIMQSQSVMLPLEQNDEVWVRLYKRERENAVYSDDVDIYITFNGHLVKPTQ, from the exons atgTTTGGCCATTTCCTGTTGCTCTTCCCCCTGGTGGCATCTGTGCCACCACCCTCTGGTGCCCCCCTGAGACAATGTCATCACTGCTGTGACCACCTGGAATCAACAGGGGGCGCTCCTCCAACGGGTCTGAACCAAATGCCTGAAGTGAGGACCTACATCAACATGACCATCCTCAAAG GGGACAAAGGGGACCGAGGAGATAGGGGAACACCTGGGAAAGCTGGTCTCACAGGGCCACCGGGCTCCCGAGGTCCTGCAGGTTCTAAGGGGAGCAAAGGTCAGGCTGGTGCCCCTGGAGATGCCTGCAAAACCCAATACTCTGCCTTTTCCGTGGGCAGGCAGAAGGCCCTGCATAGCATGGACTACTACCAAGCTCTGGTCTTTGACACGGTCTTCGTCAACCTCGATGAGCACTTCAACATGTTCAAGGGCAAGTTCTACTGTTACGTGCCCGGGATCTACTTCTTCAATCTCAACATCCACACCTGGAACTTCAAGGAAACCTACTTGCACCTGATGCACAACGAGCAGGCCAAAGTGATCGTGTACGCGCAGCCGAGCGACCGCAGCATCATGCAGAGCCAGAGCGTCATGCTGCCGCTGGAGCAGAACGACGAGGTGTGGGTGCGGCTTTACAAGCGCGAGAGGGAGAACGCCGTCTACAGCGACGACGTGGACATCTACATCACCTTCAACGGCCACCTCGTCAAGCCCACTCAATGA
- the LOC125717981 gene encoding beta-1,4-mannosyl-glycoprotein 4-beta-N-acetylglucosaminyltransferase-like isoform X2 — protein MKMRRHRLFLLCTVGLCVVSFLHYYKALHYVSVLRELSAPYPNIKSFIMVSGLFWKARPFPLTSTQPSESFNMDVQRSMEVEELFGSLHQRIVKLQDDTASYFVRTKAGALCFREGTETAAPKEDQMVSSQRRMLQHQEQEPTFPGKAKRGKRLVKCVCRHGWHGPYCGVPTMVYHSSLPTKDRLTPREVPRRIINAININHEFDLLHVRFHELAQAVDLFLVCESNFTAYGEGRPLQFLHLLLNGTYDYVRHKILYIFLDHFPQGGRQDGWIADDYLRTFLTRNGMSRVRGLRPDDVFIINDADEIPAQEGILFLKLFDGWTEPFAFHMRKSLYGFFWKQLGSLEVLSGCTVRMLGAVYEGDGIKLRRRDYYTMPEFRKYENETGHILVQWSIGSPVHFAGWHCSWCFTPEGILHKLVSAQNGDFPRWGDFEDKRDLNYIRELIRTGGWFDGSVQEYPPSDAKEPMYAPKYLLENYDRYRYMLENPYAKKGALTERAGTDPQRETPWMASQDALLSARSAEAAAPHARGRE, from the exons ATGAAAATGCGACGACACAGGCTGTTTCTGCTCTGCACAGTGGGCCTGTGCGTCGTCTCTTTCCTGCACTACTACAAGGCCCTGCACTATGTCTCTGTGCTGCGGGAACTCTCCGCTCCCTACCCCAACATCAAGTCATTCATAATGGTCAGCGGCCTCTTCTGGAAAGCCCGGCCCTTTCCCCTGACCAGCACTCAGCCCAGTGAGTCATTCAATATGGACGTCCAGAGAAGTATGGAGGTAGAG GAGCTGTTTGGGAGTCTCCACCAGCGTATTGTCAAGCTTCAAGACGACACGGCGTCATACTTTGTGCGCACCAAAGCAGGAGCCCTGTGCTTCCGAGAGGGGACTGAAACAGCTGCTCCGAAGGAGGACCAAATGGTGTCGAGCCAGCGGAGGATGTTACAGCACCAGGAACAGGAGCCGACATTCCCAGGCAAAGCCAAGCGGGGCAAGCGGCTCGTCAAGTGTGTGTGTCGCCATGGGTGGCACGGCCCTTACTGTGGCGTCCCCACGATGGTGTACCACTCCAGTTTGCCCACAAAAGACAGGCTGACGCCCAGGGAGGTCCCTCGGCGAATCATCAACGCCATCAACATCAACCACGAGTTCGACCTGCTACATGTCCGTTTCCACGAGCTAGCCCAAGCGGTGGACCTCTTCCTGGTGTGCGAGTCCAACTTCACGGCTTACGGTGAGGGGCGGCCTCTGCAGTTTTtgcaccttctcctgaatgggaCCTATGATTACGTACGACATAAGATCCTCTACATCTTCCTGGACCACTTCCCGCAAGGTGGGCGGCAGGACGGCTGGATTGCTGACGACTACTTGCGCACCTTCTTGACCCGCAATGGGATGTCCcgggtcaggggactgaggcCGGATGATGTCTTCATCATCAATGATGCAGACGAGATCCCCGCACAAGAGGGCATCCTCTTCCTCAAGCTCTTTGATGGCTGGACAGAGCCCTTCGCCTTCCACATGCGAAAGTCTCTCTACGGCTTCTTCTGGAAGCAGCTGGGCTCGCTGGAGGTGCTGTCCGGGTGCACGGTGCGAATGCTCGGCGCGGTCTACGAGGGTGATGGCATCAAGCTGAGGCGGCGGGACTATTACACCATGCCGGAGTTCCGCAAGTATGAGAATGAGACTGGTCACATTCTGGTCCAGTGGTCCATCGGGAGCCCGGTCCACTTTGCTGGCTGGCACTGTTCATGGTGTTTTACACCAGAGGGCATCCTCCATAAGCTCGTCTCAGCCCAGAATGGAGACTTCCCTCGCTGGGGGGACTTCGAGGACAAGCGGGACCTAAACTACATCCGGGAGCTGATCCGTACCGGGGGCTGGTTCGACGGCAGTGTTCAGGAATATCCGCCTTCTGACGCCAAGGAGCCCATGTATGCTCCAAAATACCTGCTGGAAAACTATGACCGCTATCGCTATATGCTGGAGAACCCATATGCCAAAAAGGGAGCACTGACTGAACG AGCAGGCACAGACCCCCAGAGGGAGACTCCATGGATGgcctcccaagatgcattgctgTCTGCCCGGTCAGCCGAGGCTGCAGCTCCTCATGCACGTGGCAGAGAATGA
- the LOC125717981 gene encoding beta-1,4-mannosyl-glycoprotein 4-beta-N-acetylglucosaminyltransferase-like isoform X1 has protein sequence MLTHGDAVLGRAVTGRHILRNVVRRLVSRLCCKRMKMRRHRLFLLCTVGLCVVSFLHYYKALHYVSVLRELSAPYPNIKSFIMVSGLFWKARPFPLTSTQPSESFNMDVQRSMEVEELFGSLHQRIVKLQDDTASYFVRTKAGALCFREGTETAAPKEDQMVSSQRRMLQHQEQEPTFPGKAKRGKRLVKCVCRHGWHGPYCGVPTMVYHSSLPTKDRLTPREVPRRIINAININHEFDLLHVRFHELAQAVDLFLVCESNFTAYGEGRPLQFLHLLLNGTYDYVRHKILYIFLDHFPQGGRQDGWIADDYLRTFLTRNGMSRVRGLRPDDVFIINDADEIPAQEGILFLKLFDGWTEPFAFHMRKSLYGFFWKQLGSLEVLSGCTVRMLGAVYEGDGIKLRRRDYYTMPEFRKYENETGHILVQWSIGSPVHFAGWHCSWCFTPEGILHKLVSAQNGDFPRWGDFEDKRDLNYIRELIRTGGWFDGSVQEYPPSDAKEPMYAPKYLLENYDRYRYMLENPYAKKGALTERAGTDPQRETPWMASQDALLSARSAEAAAPHARGRE, from the exons ATGCTGACACACGGGGATGCTGTCCTCGGAAGAGCTGTGACCGGCCGGCACATCCTGCGGAATGTGGTCCGCAGGCTGGTGTCTCGGCTCTGCTGCAAAAG GATGAAAATGCGACGACACAGGCTGTTTCTGCTCTGCACAGTGGGCCTGTGCGTCGTCTCTTTCCTGCACTACTACAAGGCCCTGCACTATGTCTCTGTGCTGCGGGAACTCTCCGCTCCCTACCCCAACATCAAGTCATTCATAATGGTCAGCGGCCTCTTCTGGAAAGCCCGGCCCTTTCCCCTGACCAGCACTCAGCCCAGTGAGTCATTCAATATGGACGTCCAGAGAAGTATGGAGGTAGAG GAGCTGTTTGGGAGTCTCCACCAGCGTATTGTCAAGCTTCAAGACGACACGGCGTCATACTTTGTGCGCACCAAAGCAGGAGCCCTGTGCTTCCGAGAGGGGACTGAAACAGCTGCTCCGAAGGAGGACCAAATGGTGTCGAGCCAGCGGAGGATGTTACAGCACCAGGAACAGGAGCCGACATTCCCAGGCAAAGCCAAGCGGGGCAAGCGGCTCGTCAAGTGTGTGTGTCGCCATGGGTGGCACGGCCCTTACTGTGGCGTCCCCACGATGGTGTACCACTCCAGTTTGCCCACAAAAGACAGGCTGACGCCCAGGGAGGTCCCTCGGCGAATCATCAACGCCATCAACATCAACCACGAGTTCGACCTGCTACATGTCCGTTTCCACGAGCTAGCCCAAGCGGTGGACCTCTTCCTGGTGTGCGAGTCCAACTTCACGGCTTACGGTGAGGGGCGGCCTCTGCAGTTTTtgcaccttctcctgaatgggaCCTATGATTACGTACGACATAAGATCCTCTACATCTTCCTGGACCACTTCCCGCAAGGTGGGCGGCAGGACGGCTGGATTGCTGACGACTACTTGCGCACCTTCTTGACCCGCAATGGGATGTCCcgggtcaggggactgaggcCGGATGATGTCTTCATCATCAATGATGCAGACGAGATCCCCGCACAAGAGGGCATCCTCTTCCTCAAGCTCTTTGATGGCTGGACAGAGCCCTTCGCCTTCCACATGCGAAAGTCTCTCTACGGCTTCTTCTGGAAGCAGCTGGGCTCGCTGGAGGTGCTGTCCGGGTGCACGGTGCGAATGCTCGGCGCGGTCTACGAGGGTGATGGCATCAAGCTGAGGCGGCGGGACTATTACACCATGCCGGAGTTCCGCAAGTATGAGAATGAGACTGGTCACATTCTGGTCCAGTGGTCCATCGGGAGCCCGGTCCACTTTGCTGGCTGGCACTGTTCATGGTGTTTTACACCAGAGGGCATCCTCCATAAGCTCGTCTCAGCCCAGAATGGAGACTTCCCTCGCTGGGGGGACTTCGAGGACAAGCGGGACCTAAACTACATCCGGGAGCTGATCCGTACCGGGGGCTGGTTCGACGGCAGTGTTCAGGAATATCCGCCTTCTGACGCCAAGGAGCCCATGTATGCTCCAAAATACCTGCTGGAAAACTATGACCGCTATCGCTATATGCTGGAGAACCCATATGCCAAAAAGGGAGCACTGACTGAACG AGCAGGCACAGACCCCCAGAGGGAGACTCCATGGATGgcctcccaagatgcattgctgTCTGCCCGGTCAGCCGAGGCTGCAGCTCCTCATGCACGTGGCAGAGAATGA